Proteins from a genomic interval of Cupriavidus sp. WKF15:
- a CDS encoding porin — MKKTLLAVAVTTCAMSGAAFAQSSNVTLYGIADAGISFQSHVNGGANGSGSVTGVTSGGLSGSRWGLRGTEDLGNNLKGIFVLESGFDIDTGKSAQGGRLFGRQAYVGLQGDFGAVTLGRQQNSLYDLFGAYDPMAVGPMYSLNSVDNQFNGRADNAIKYTGKFGGLTATGFYSFGRDVTSGLGGEVPGHFKVGTNFGGGLAYANGPFSVGAAYDQFQGSTLASADLTAKRAAIGASYAFGDAKAFAGYRWMRDEVTTGTARHDNLYWLGANYKFTPAFTLTGAAYYTDARTDSKDSWMFVLNADYAFSKRTDAYLLLGYVSNKGNATFGVTGTANTLPGQNQTGAMVGVRHRF; from the coding sequence GTGAAAAAAACTCTCCTTGCAGTGGCAGTCACAACTTGCGCCATGTCCGGCGCCGCGTTTGCCCAATCGTCCAACGTGACGCTCTACGGCATCGCTGATGCTGGCATCAGTTTCCAAAGCCATGTCAATGGCGGCGCCAATGGAAGCGGCTCCGTAACTGGCGTAACTTCTGGCGGTCTCTCTGGCTCGCGTTGGGGCCTGCGTGGAACCGAGGACCTCGGCAACAATCTGAAGGGTATTTTCGTGCTGGAAAGCGGTTTTGACATCGACACTGGCAAATCTGCCCAGGGCGGCCGACTGTTCGGCCGCCAAGCCTATGTCGGGCTGCAAGGCGACTTCGGCGCTGTCACGCTCGGCCGGCAGCAGAACTCGCTGTATGACCTGTTCGGCGCCTACGACCCGATGGCAGTGGGACCGATGTACTCGCTCAACTCCGTCGATAATCAGTTCAATGGCCGCGCGGACAATGCCATCAAGTACACCGGTAAGTTCGGCGGTCTGACGGCAACCGGTTTCTACAGCTTCGGCCGCGATGTCACTTCCGGTCTCGGCGGTGAAGTGCCGGGTCATTTCAAGGTCGGCACCAATTTTGGAGGTGGCCTGGCCTATGCGAACGGCCCCTTCTCGGTGGGCGCTGCCTATGACCAGTTCCAGGGCAGCACCCTTGCGTCGGCGGACCTGACGGCCAAGCGTGCTGCGATTGGCGCCTCGTATGCCTTCGGTGACGCCAAGGCATTCGCCGGCTATCGCTGGATGCGCGACGAAGTCACCACCGGTACGGCCCGTCACGACAACTTGTATTGGTTGGGCGCGAACTACAAGTTCACGCCGGCCTTTACTCTGACTGGTGCGGCTTACTATACGGATGCCCGCACTGACAGCAAGGATTCGTGGATGTTTGTGCTGAACGCCGACTACGCCTTCTCCAAGCGCACCGACGCGTACCTGCTGCTCGGCTATGTGAGCAACAAGGGCAATGCCACCTTTGGTGTGACCGGCACGGCCAATACGTTGCCGGGCCAGAACCAGACTGGCGCCATGGTCGGCGTGCGTCACCGCTTCTAA
- a CDS encoding TetR/AcrR family transcriptional regulator — protein MDAFHCYGYERLPTAVLAEEMGLSKSSLYNSFGTKRELLLESLAAYADVRATTIRKIAGSPDVLGQMRALLVDIAQNNDDGMGCFLVNTAAELGQHDFGVRQLLQSCFQSVVDAFELLVLAGQRSGEFKRNLNSAKAALMIVTNIAGLRVLAKAGIPPEHLTTAIEHPLTLLAA, from the coding sequence ATGGACGCGTTCCATTGCTACGGCTATGAGAGGCTTCCGACTGCCGTTCTTGCGGAAGAAATGGGCCTGTCCAAGTCCTCGCTATACAACTCATTTGGAACCAAACGGGAACTCCTGCTCGAGTCCCTCGCTGCATATGCCGATGTAAGGGCCACAACCATCCGCAAGATAGCCGGCTCGCCCGATGTACTTGGGCAGATGCGCGCGCTGCTGGTCGATATCGCGCAAAACAATGACGACGGTATGGGCTGCTTTCTGGTAAATACGGCTGCTGAACTTGGTCAGCACGACTTTGGCGTACGACAACTCCTGCAGTCTTGCTTTCAGTCCGTCGTCGATGCGTTCGAACTTCTCGTCCTCGCAGGGCAGCGGTCCGGAGAATTCAAGCGAAACCTCAACTCGGCCAAAGCCGCGCTCATGATTGTTACCAACATCGCGGGATTGCGCGTGCTCGCCAAGGCAGGCATTCCACCGGAACACCTCACCACAGCCATCGAGCACCCCCTGACACTTCTCGCCGCCTAA
- a CDS encoding DUF2892 domain-containing protein: MQANVGTVDRVLRIVVGLVLIGLAATGRIGAWGWIGVLPLLTGIVRVCPAYSILGVKTCASSKSGAK, encoded by the coding sequence ATGCAAGCAAATGTTGGAACCGTTGACCGAGTCCTCCGGATTGTTGTCGGGCTGGTCCTCATTGGTCTGGCCGCGACAGGTCGCATTGGCGCCTGGGGCTGGATTGGCGTCCTGCCTCTGCTGACAGGCATCGTGCGCGTCTGCCCCGCTTACAGCATTCTTGGTGTAAAGACCTGCGCGTCATCGAAGTCTGGTGCCAAGTAA
- a CDS encoding carboxymuconolactone decarboxylase family protein: MSGLPEFKTVVKDVSAQMRGLRESQPDLMTAFSQLAAAGTKEGALSKKTRELVALGIAIACRCDDCIGFHVKTLVQLGTTRAELEEVLGTAVYMGGGPSMMYATHALAAFEEFSS, translated from the coding sequence ATGAGTGGCCTGCCAGAATTCAAGACTGTGGTCAAAGACGTGTCGGCGCAAATGCGCGGCCTGCGAGAGAGCCAGCCGGACTTGATGACGGCCTTCAGCCAACTGGCCGCAGCCGGCACCAAAGAAGGCGCGCTAAGCAAAAAGACCCGGGAGTTAGTGGCGCTGGGTATTGCAATCGCGTGCCGCTGCGATGACTGCATTGGCTTTCACGTCAAAACGCTTGTCCAACTCGGAACCACCCGAGCTGAATTAGAGGAAGTGCTGGGAACAGCCGTGTATATGGGAGGCGGGCCGTCGATGATGTACGCCACGCACGCGCTCGCGGCATTTGAGGAGTTTTCGTCCTGA
- a CDS encoding GNAT family N-acetyltransferase — protein sequence MQFHVSRDRTGLLGCAGVEEFGGSVGLLRGVAVVQRARRAGLAALLVSALVADVRLRGIDTLVVGTKVAAGYFSGLGFTPADRADVPLELLASREFANTNISEATLLKAEL from the coding sequence GTGCAATTTCATGTCAGCCGGGACAGAACTGGCCTCCTTGGGTGCGCTGGAGTCGAGGAATTCGGCGGCAGCGTTGGCCTGTTGCGAGGGGTCGCTGTCGTCCAGCGCGCGAGACGGGCAGGGCTAGCTGCCCTGCTGGTTTCCGCGCTGGTCGCCGATGTCCGCCTGCGTGGCATCGATACCTTGGTCGTCGGGACTAAGGTGGCTGCCGGCTATTTCTCCGGCCTTGGGTTCACGCCTGCTGACCGTGCGGACGTCCCACTGGAATTACTGGCTTCCCGTGAATTTGCTAACACCAATATCAGTGAAGCCACGCTACTGAAAGCTGAACTCTAG
- a CDS encoding GNAT family N-acetyltransferase produces MRDISIRAAATGEWVPLVDLLEQTGLDTSDVDLARTTLHVAVAAKVIAGCAGAERHGTTAVVGPVAVLPHYREQGIASHLVQAALMRAQADGCRLAVVLSMSCANFFCRHGFSLTPYSALPNEVRAAKAYQRANSQADQCMTRDLTRGWNTWTYSNSH; encoded by the coding sequence ATGAGAGACATTTCGATTCGTGCAGCGGCAACGGGTGAGTGGGTGCCACTGGTCGACCTTCTAGAGCAAACTGGGTTAGATACTTCCGATGTTGACCTGGCCAGGACAACGCTCCACGTTGCTGTGGCGGCGAAAGTGATAGCAGGATGCGCGGGCGCCGAACGTCACGGCACCACAGCTGTCGTAGGGCCAGTTGCAGTGCTCCCCCACTACCGAGAACAGGGTATCGCATCACATCTGGTTCAGGCCGCCCTGATGAGAGCACAAGCCGACGGGTGTCGGCTGGCAGTGGTTCTATCGATGTCTTGCGCGAACTTCTTTTGTAGGCATGGATTTTCGTTGACGCCCTATAGCGCACTGCCAAATGAGGTACGAGCTGCGAAGGCTTATCAGCGTGCCAATAGCCAAGCCGACCAATGCATGACTCGGGACTTGACTCGGGGGTGGAATACTTGGACGTATTCAAATTCGCATTAA
- a CDS encoding acylphosphatase, with amino-acid sequence MQADRSDAPIETRLVCGYGLVQGIGYREASVRRAHEQGVTGWVPNRMDDTVKAMLQGSPEQLVDMCGWLSEGMSAALVDELEVTEVKPPFARFDRFERLPTL; translated from the coding sequence ATGCAAGCAGATAGAAGCGACGCGCCCATCGAGACGCGGCTGGTATGCGGCTATGGTCTTGTGCAGGGTATCGGCTATAGGGAGGCGAGCGTGCGCCGTGCCCATGAGCAAGGGGTTACCGGTTGGGTCCCCAACCGCATGGACGATACCGTAAAGGCAATGCTTCAGGGCTCGCCAGAGCAGCTCGTCGACATGTGCGGTTGGTTGAGTGAAGGCATGTCGGCAGCGCTTGTGGACGAGCTTGAAGTTACTGAAGTGAAGCCACCCTTTGCACGCTTTGACCGGTTCGAGCGCTTGCCAACCCTGTAA